The proteins below come from a single Limimonas halophila genomic window:
- a CDS encoding sporulation protein, producing the protein MVFGKILAATGVDGARVDAQLDADTVDVGGTITGRLVVDGGGAEQEVRGLEAVLVVDAMKTDDRATLPTVLTRADFDEGFTLAAGERREIPFELAVPAGAPPAMTERPAHVYVTSAADVPLAVDPTDVDPVTVRPTQLHRDVLTVMTEHGLHLEQEHVMRTRRGVMQELAFEADAGGEQAVEVAFVPAPGDGYDLIVDENLAGRTAKRLVADALDVDIDESEARMHMPGGPDGPGLDRVRRALAERVSGT; encoded by the coding sequence ATGGTCTTCGGCAAGATCCTGGCGGCCACGGGCGTCGACGGCGCGCGCGTGGACGCGCAGCTGGACGCCGACACCGTGGACGTCGGCGGCACGATCACGGGGCGGCTGGTCGTCGACGGCGGCGGCGCCGAGCAGGAGGTGCGCGGCCTGGAAGCCGTGCTGGTGGTGGACGCGATGAAGACCGACGACCGCGCCACGCTGCCCACGGTGCTGACCCGCGCCGACTTCGACGAGGGCTTCACGCTCGCCGCGGGGGAGCGCCGCGAAATCCCCTTCGAGCTGGCCGTGCCGGCGGGCGCGCCCCCGGCCATGACCGAGCGCCCGGCGCACGTCTACGTCACCAGCGCCGCCGACGTGCCGCTGGCGGTCGACCCCACCGACGTCGACCCCGTCACCGTGCGGCCCACGCAGCTTCACCGCGACGTGCTGACCGTGATGACCGAGCACGGCCTGCATCTCGAACAGGAACACGTCATGCGCACCCGGCGCGGCGTCATGCAGGAGCTGGCGTTCGAAGCGGACGCGGGCGGCGAGCAGGCCGTCGAGGTCGCCTTCGTGCCCGCGCCCGGCGACGGTTACGACCTGATCGTCGACGAGAATCTGGCCGGGCGCACCGCCAAGCGCCTGGTGGCCGACGCCCTGGACGTGGACATCGACGAGTCCGAGGCGCGCATGCACATGCCCGGCGGGCCCGACGGCCCCGGCCTGGACCGCGTGCGCCGGGCGCTCGCGGAGCGGGTGAGCGGGACGTAA
- a CDS encoding cell wall hydrolase yields MTIHFDAEDLHAAALTLIGEARGEGRDGMTAVAWVIRNRVADPRWPGRPARVAREPKQFSAWNRRAGNLGNLHRMLQAGFRDELYRSARAIAAGVFADLLADPTGGATHYHTTNITPAWADGDKETARLGSHVFYAL; encoded by the coding sequence ATGACGATCCATTTCGACGCAGAGGACCTGCACGCCGCCGCGCTCACCCTCATCGGCGAGGCGCGCGGCGAGGGCCGCGACGGCATGACCGCCGTGGCCTGGGTCATCCGCAACCGCGTGGCCGATCCGCGCTGGCCCGGCCGGCCGGCGCGCGTGGCCCGCGAGCCCAAGCAGTTCAGCGCCTGGAACCGCCGGGCCGGGAACCTGGGGAACCTGCACCGCATGCTGCAGGCCGGGTTCCGCGACGAGCTCTACCGCAGCGCCCGCGCCATCGCGGCGGGGGTGTTCGCGGACCTGCTCGCCGATCCCACCGGCGGCGCCACGCACTACCACACCACCAACATCACCCCCGCCTGGGCGGATGGCGACAAGGAAACCGCCCGCCTGGGCAGCCACGTCTTCTACGCGCTGTAA
- a CDS encoding universal stress protein — MSYKRILVAVDGSANAARALSAATDLAKQWDSRIVLVHAVMSGALPKELLEWARVEYGVDTRQEAEPQVDMPGFGRLGVVTHEQVSRAPYHTRVALGRAVLQDAEHRAHNDGVRDTRVLLEDGEPAEVIRHAVDSEKPDLIVMGTRGLGTWRGMLAGSVSQKVIGLHTVPTLLIP; from the coding sequence ATGAGCTACAAGCGCATCCTCGTCGCCGTGGACGGCTCGGCCAATGCGGCCCGGGCCCTCTCGGCCGCCACCGACTTGGCGAAGCAGTGGGACAGCCGCATCGTCCTGGTGCACGCCGTCATGTCCGGCGCCCTGCCCAAGGAACTGCTGGAATGGGCGCGTGTGGAATACGGCGTCGACACGCGCCAGGAAGCCGAGCCCCAGGTGGACATGCCCGGCTTCGGCCGGCTGGGCGTGGTCACGCACGAACAAGTCTCGCGTGCGCCCTATCACACACGCGTCGCCCTTGGCCGCGCCGTGCTTCAGGACGCCGAACACCGGGCCCACAACGACGGGGTCCGCGATACGCGCGTGCTGCTGGAGGACGGCGAACCCGCCGAAGTCATCCGCCACGCCGTCGACAGCGAAAAGCCCGACCTCATCGTCATGGGCACGCGCGGCCTCGGCACTTGGCGCGGGATGCTCGCCGGAAGCGTCTCTCAGAAGGTGATCGGGCTGCACACCGTCCCGACCCTCCTCATCCCCTAA
- a CDS encoding ADP-ribosylglycohydrolase family protein: MTGETLRDLAAGALVGCALGDAIGELAFVHPEREALLRVVAGSHELVYTDDTAMAVELARALAEDGGVDRERLGERFAAAFEAEPWRGYGPGPPKIFRTAQHRGKPCHEIAALLHGGQGSLGNGAAMRVAPVGVAYRTGAALDHAARASASITHAHDIGQDAAVLQARTVGLAVTHALAGNTLDGERVSRDLVRAAQTGEMQKKMGIVAAALSDGTPPERVAHAIGRSVAAHESVPFAIYAFLRAPADFEAVLDCAMLNGGDRDTLAAMAGAACGAHIGLSALPAAWAAHAENRETLIGLGHALADAFPA, from the coding sequence ATGACCGGGGAGACGCTGCGCGATCTGGCCGCCGGGGCGCTGGTCGGCTGCGCCCTGGGCGACGCCATCGGCGAGCTGGCCTTCGTCCACCCCGAGCGCGAGGCGCTGCTGCGCGTGGTCGCCGGGTCGCACGAGCTGGTCTACACCGACGACACCGCGATGGCGGTGGAACTGGCCCGCGCGCTGGCCGAGGACGGCGGCGTGGACCGCGAACGGCTGGGCGAACGCTTCGCCGCCGCCTTCGAGGCGGAGCCGTGGCGCGGCTACGGCCCCGGCCCGCCGAAGATCTTCCGCACCGCCCAGCACCGCGGCAAGCCCTGCCACGAGATCGCGGCCCTGCTGCACGGCGGCCAGGGGTCGCTGGGCAACGGGGCGGCCATGCGCGTGGCGCCCGTGGGCGTGGCCTATCGGACGGGCGCGGCGTTGGACCATGCGGCGCGCGCCAGTGCGTCGATCACGCACGCGCACGACATCGGCCAGGACGCCGCGGTGCTCCAGGCGCGCACCGTGGGGCTGGCGGTGACGCACGCCCTGGCCGGCAACACGCTGGACGGCGAACGCGTCTCCCGCGACCTGGTTCGCGCGGCGCAGACTGGGGAGATGCAGAAGAAGATGGGGATCGTGGCGGCGGCGCTGTCGGACGGCACGCCGCCGGAGCGCGTGGCCCACGCCATCGGTCGCTCGGTGGCGGCGCACGAGTCCGTGCCCTTCGCGATCTACGCCTTCCTGCGCGCGCCGGCGGACTTCGAGGCGGTGCTGGACTGCGCAATGCTCAACGGCGGCGACCGCGACACCCTGGCGGCCATGGCGGGCGCGGCCTGCGGCGCGCACATCGGGCTGAGCGCGCTGCCCGCCGCCTGGGCCGCGCATGCGGAGAACCGCGAAACCCTGATCGGACTGGGGCACGCGCTGGCCGACGCCTTCCCGGCGTGA
- the speE gene encoding polyamine aminopropyltransferase, translating into MITFTEHLHDGYDQVLHLTGPSLVDEHTGFQHVQIFDTGVAGRVMALDGCVQITERDESAYSEMLTHLPMLEHGDVRRVLIVGGGDGAVAEEVLKHPGVERIDLVDIDARVIELARQHLTSIHRGALDDPRVHIHCEDAFAFLERAEAGAYDLAVTDRPDPTEVAEGLYAPAFYQRLQRALADRGVVTLQTGCPFFQPDELTRDSGNLAATFANAGAFWTVVPTYTGGFMALTWGANGLPLGTTDVETLRRRFEGLDLGTRHHTPEMHRAAFALPPWIAELVHTA; encoded by the coding sequence ATGATCACCTTCACCGAACACCTGCACGACGGCTACGATCAGGTGCTGCACCTGACCGGCCCGAGCCTCGTGGACGAGCACACCGGCTTCCAGCACGTCCAGATCTTCGACACGGGCGTGGCGGGCCGGGTCATGGCGCTCGACGGCTGCGTCCAGATCACCGAGCGCGACGAGTCCGCCTACTCCGAGATGCTCACCCACTTGCCCATGCTGGAGCACGGCGACGTCCGCCGCGTGCTCATCGTGGGCGGCGGCGACGGGGCCGTGGCGGAGGAGGTGCTCAAGCACCCCGGCGTCGAACGCATCGACCTCGTCGACATCGACGCGCGCGTGATCGAGCTGGCGCGCCAGCACCTCACCAGCATCCACCGCGGCGCATTGGACGATCCGCGCGTCCACATCCACTGCGAAGACGCCTTCGCCTTCCTGGAGCGCGCCGAGGCAGGGGCCTACGACCTCGCGGTGACGGACCGGCCCGATCCCACGGAAGTGGCGGAGGGGCTGTACGCCCCGGCCTTCTATCAGCGCCTTCAGCGCGCCCTGGCGGATCGGGGCGTGGTCACGCTGCAAACCGGCTGCCCTTTCTTCCAGCCCGACGAGCTGACGCGCGACAGCGGCAACCTCGCCGCCACCTTCGCCAACGCGGGCGCGTTCTGGACGGTGGTGCCCACCTACACCGGCGGCTTCATGGCGCTCACCTGGGGCGCGAACGGCCTGCCGCTGGGCACCACGGACGTCGAGACGCTGCGCCGGCGCTTCGAGGGGCTCGATCTGGGCACGCGCCACCACACGCCCGAGATGCACCGCGCGGCCTTCGCCCTGCCGCCCTGGATCGCGGAGCTGGTGCACACGGCCTGA
- a CDS encoding queuosine precursor transporter, translating to MRPLLTGMRGLPRGIWPRGIWAAFTAMVAVVTVSNVAVQVPINAWLTYGALSYPIAFLVTDLTNRAFGPDRARRVVYAGFAAAVVLSMVASTPRIAAASGAAFLLGQLTDVQLFHLLRKRVWWVPPLASSLTASALDTAAFFTLAFAGTGLPWPTWAVGDYGVKAGMALAMLVPFRVLLGRVHRLRPAASTSR from the coding sequence ATGAGGCCCCTGCTAACGGGGATGCGCGGCCTTCCGCGCGGCATCTGGCCGCGCGGCATCTGGGCCGCATTCACGGCGATGGTGGCCGTGGTCACCGTCTCCAACGTGGCCGTGCAGGTCCCCATCAATGCGTGGCTGACCTACGGCGCGCTGAGCTATCCCATCGCCTTCCTGGTGACGGACCTGACCAATCGCGCCTTCGGGCCGGACCGGGCGCGGCGCGTGGTCTACGCCGGCTTCGCGGCGGCGGTGGTGCTGTCGATGGTCGCCAGCACGCCGCGCATCGCGGCGGCATCGGGCGCGGCCTTCCTGCTGGGCCAATTGACCGACGTTCAGCTCTTCCACCTGCTGCGCAAGCGCGTGTGGTGGGTGCCGCCGCTGGCATCCTCGCTGACGGCCTCGGCGCTCGACACCGCCGCCTTCTTCACGCTGGCCTTCGCCGGCACCGGCCTGCCCTGGCCCACCTGGGCCGTGGGCGACTACGGCGTGAAGGCGGGCATGGCGCTGGCGATGCTGGTCCCCTTCCGCGTGCTGCTCGGCCGCGTGCACCGTCTCCGGCCGGCAGCTTCGACCAGCCGGTGA
- a CDS encoding SAM hydrolase/SAM-dependent halogenase family protein, which translates to MLVTITDFGSQGPYLAQMKAAAMAHAPDLPILDLFTDAPAFNPRAAAYLVSAYAADLPEGAVILGVVDPGVGSERAGIVVHAGGRWFVGPDNGLFALAARHAGGAAAWRIAWTAPDASATFHGRDIFAPVAARLARGERPLGMPLDPATLVGADWPDDLAEIVYVDAYGNCMTGVRANTLPPGARVRIAGHAPARGRTFSDVPEGTPLWYTNANGLVEIAVNAGRADTALGIGVGTPVEIASTP; encoded by the coding sequence ATGCTTGTCACGATCACGGATTTCGGCTCCCAAGGACCCTATCTGGCGCAGATGAAAGCGGCGGCCATGGCGCATGCGCCGGACCTGCCAATCCTCGATCTTTTCACGGACGCGCCCGCGTTCAACCCGCGCGCCGCCGCATATCTGGTGAGCGCCTACGCCGCCGACCTTCCCGAGGGCGCGGTGATCCTCGGCGTGGTCGACCCCGGCGTGGGCTCCGAGCGCGCCGGGATCGTGGTGCACGCGGGCGGGCGCTGGTTCGTCGGCCCGGACAACGGGCTGTTCGCGCTGGCCGCGCGGCACGCCGGGGGCGCCGCGGCCTGGCGGATCGCCTGGACGGCGCCGGACGCCTCGGCCACCTTCCACGGCCGCGACATCTTCGCGCCCGTGGCCGCCCGGCTGGCGCGCGGCGAACGGCCTCTGGGCATGCCGCTGGACCCGGCCACGCTCGTCGGCGCCGACTGGCCCGACGACCTTGCGGAGATCGTGTACGTGGACGCCTACGGCAACTGCATGACGGGCGTACGCGCGAACACCCTGCCACCCGGCGCCCGGGTCCGGATCGCGGGCCACGCGCCGGCGCGGGGGCGCACCTTCTCGGACGTGCCCGAGGGCACGCCACTGTGGTACACGAACGCCAACGGGCTGGTCGAGATCGCCGTCAACGCCGGCCGCGCCGACACCGCGCTGGGCATCGGCGTCGGCACCCCCGTGGAGATCGCGAGCACCCCATGA
- a CDS encoding GcrA family cell cycle regulator codes for MSWTDERIDELTRLWQAGHSASDIGKRLGVSKNAVVGKAHRLKLPSRPSPIKQGENGEEVQANGHAAAQNGQQGGTRGGQAAANGSGQQRKRSGNGARKGSGSGNGKEQWKAAANKVVSQRAQLEQRGQRTGCLWPFGDPSEPDFHFCGAQSLPGKPYCQEHAQRAYITRSRDRDGQDERDEEAA; via the coding sequence ATGAGTTGGACGGACGAGCGGATCGACGAACTCACCCGTCTCTGGCAGGCCGGCCACAGCGCTTCCGACATCGGCAAGCGCCTCGGCGTCTCCAAGAACGCCGTCGTGGGCAAGGCTCACCGCCTGAAGCTGCCCTCGCGGCCCTCGCCCATCAAGCAGGGCGAGAATGGCGAGGAAGTCCAGGCGAACGGGCACGCGGCCGCGCAGAACGGCCAGCAGGGCGGCACGCGTGGCGGGCAGGCCGCGGCCAACGGCAGCGGCCAGCAGCGCAAGCGCAGCGGCAACGGCGCCCGCAAGGGGTCCGGGAGCGGCAACGGCAAGGAGCAATGGAAGGCCGCCGCCAACAAGGTGGTCAGCCAGCGCGCCCAGCTGGAGCAGCGCGGGCAGCGCACCGGCTGCCTCTGGCCCTTCGGCGACCCGAGCGAGCCCGACTTCCACTTCTGTGGCGCGCAGTCGCTCCCCGGCAAGCCGTATTGCCAGGAGCACGCCCAGCGGGCCTACATCACCCGCTCGCGCGACCGCGACGGACAGGACGAGCGCGACGAGGAAGCGGCCTGA
- a CDS encoding amidase, producing MRDPLGAFVPGGRVEPRDRDSGPLAGLSFAVKDLFDVAGHRAGCGNPTWKATHPPAETDAPAVRACLDAGAALVGRTVMDELAYSVRGANPHDGAPTNPEAPGRTAGGSSSGAAAAVAGGLADFALGTDTGGSVRVPASYCGLHGLRPTHGAISLDGVMPLAPRFDTVGLLARDGEVLRAAGDVLLGLDGAGPTPLGICLATDAFALASEPARTALTPAIADLVRRYGDGGTVTLPEDGELHAWTEVFRTLQGREAHRAFARWVADAQPAFGPEMAARWAFVSQLSDEAVAEADAALPHIRERMAALTSGSTLIALPCAPDAAPLLDGDDAAWADHRETVLTLNCAAALAGLPQLALPASRVHGLPLGLGLIGPPGSEPVLLRVATDLAGADSDPGARFD from the coding sequence ATGCGCGATCCGCTCGGCGCCTTCGTGCCCGGCGGCCGGGTCGAGCCCCGCGACCGCGACAGCGGCCCGCTCGCCGGGCTGTCCTTCGCTGTGAAGGACCTCTTCGACGTCGCCGGCCACAGGGCCGGTTGCGGCAATCCCACCTGGAAGGCCACGCATCCGCCCGCCGAGACCGACGCGCCGGCGGTCCGCGCCTGCCTGGACGCGGGCGCGGCGCTGGTCGGCCGGACGGTGATGGACGAGCTCGCGTACAGCGTGCGCGGCGCCAACCCGCACGATGGCGCGCCCACCAACCCCGAGGCGCCCGGCCGCACGGCCGGCGGCTCCTCCAGCGGCGCGGCGGCAGCGGTGGCCGGTGGGCTCGCCGACTTCGCCCTGGGCACGGACACGGGCGGCTCCGTGCGCGTGCCCGCCAGCTATTGCGGCCTGCACGGCCTGCGCCCCACCCACGGTGCCATCAGCCTCGACGGCGTCATGCCACTGGCGCCGCGCTTCGACACCGTGGGGCTGCTCGCCCGCGACGGCGAGGTGCTGCGCGCCGCCGGGGACGTGTTGCTGGGGCTGGACGGCGCCGGCCCGACGCCGCTGGGCATTTGCCTCGCCACGGATGCGTTCGCGCTCGCGTCCGAACCCGCGCGCACCGCGCTCACGCCCGCCATTGCCGACCTCGTGCGGCGCTACGGCGACGGTGGCACGGTGACGCTGCCCGAGGACGGGGAGCTGCACGCCTGGACCGAGGTCTTCCGCACGCTTCAGGGGCGCGAGGCCCACCGCGCCTTCGCCCGCTGGGTAGCCGATGCGCAGCCCGCGTTCGGCCCGGAGATGGCGGCGCGCTGGGCCTTCGTCAGCCAGCTGAGCGACGAGGCCGTGGCCGAGGCGGACGCGGCGCTGCCACACATCCGCGAGCGTATGGCGGCCCTGACCTCGGGCAGCACGCTGATCGCCCTGCCGTGTGCGCCCGACGCCGCGCCGCTGCTGGACGGCGACGACGCCGCCTGGGCCGACCACCGGGAAACCGTGCTTACGCTGAATTGCGCCGCCGCGTTGGCGGGGCTGCCCCAGCTCGCGCTGCCCGCGAGCCGCGTGCACGGGCTGCCCCTGGGGCTCGGCCTCATCGGTCCGCCGGGCAGCGAGCCAGTGCTGCTGCGCGTTGCCACGGACCTCGCGGGCGCGGACAGCGATCCGGGCGCGCGCTTCGACTGA
- a CDS encoding sulfotransferase family protein: protein MPQNIGTICLVIGAMKAGTTSLYHYLSQHPQVAPSSIKEPAFFADDAVWNRGVDWYMALWDPDPHQHRVALEASTDYTKRPFLPLVPERIATLPGVRVRFIYLMRHPLRRLESQARHAARVGAELAHMIEPTRDFSLDAGVSERGIMTSRYAYQLDAFTARFPAADVLPLVFEDMKAAPQATLDRVCDFLGLDRFEPAAFATHNSAADRKQPPPVWAQLARVPAARALAARVTSSAFRKRLRRRLGHEVPGRFQLTAEEEATVLNILGPDLGRLRDNYGIDPRRAWGIDPDGLDPARAPRGLRHLADQDLPGT from the coding sequence ATGCCGCAGAACATCGGGACGATCTGCCTCGTCATCGGCGCCATGAAGGCCGGCACGACGAGCCTGTACCACTACCTCTCCCAGCATCCGCAGGTCGCGCCCTCGTCGATCAAGGAGCCGGCCTTCTTCGCCGACGACGCGGTCTGGAACCGCGGGGTCGACTGGTACATGGCGCTGTGGGATCCCGATCCGCACCAGCACCGCGTCGCGCTGGAGGCGTCCACCGACTACACCAAGCGGCCGTTCCTTCCCCTTGTGCCGGAACGGATCGCCACGCTGCCCGGGGTGCGGGTGCGCTTCATCTACCTGATGCGCCATCCCCTGCGGCGGCTGGAATCGCAGGCGCGGCACGCGGCGCGCGTGGGCGCGGAACTGGCCCACATGATCGAGCCGACGCGCGATTTCTCCCTGGACGCCGGGGTGTCCGAGCGCGGCATCATGACCTCGCGCTACGCCTACCAGCTGGACGCCTTCACCGCGCGCTTTCCCGCCGCCGACGTCCTGCCGCTCGTGTTCGAGGACATGAAGGCCGCCCCCCAGGCCACGCTGGACCGCGTGTGCGACTTCCTGGGCCTGGACCGCTTCGAACCCGCCGCGTTCGCCACCCACAACAGCGCGGCGGACCGCAAGCAGCCGCCGCCCGTGTGGGCGCAGCTGGCACGGGTTCCCGCCGCGCGCGCCCTGGCCGCCCGCGTCACCAGCAGCGCCTTCCGCAAGCGCCTGCGCCGGCGATTGGGGCACGAGGTCCCGGGGCGCTTCCAGCTCACGGCCGAGGAGGAGGCCACCGTGCTGAACATCCTGGGCCCGGACCTCGGGCGGCTTCGGGACAACTACGGCATCGATCCCCGGCGCGCCTGGGGCATCGACCCGGACGGCCTGGACCCCGCGCGCGCCCCGCGGGGGCTGCGCCACCTGGCGGACCAGGACCTGCCCGGCACGTGA